The genomic interval AGAACACCCAAGTTCGGGGGCAGCTTGAATTTTTCCGCAATTCTTGGTTTCAGCTCGACAAGCGTGGTCCCGATGGCGGCACGGCGGACACGGCCATGCTGATCCAACTCGTCGGCGATCCATTTGGCTTGGTTGATCGGGACTGCGAATCCGACCCCTTGATAGAATCCGCTCCGCGTGGCGATTGCCGTGTTGATGCCGATCACCTTGCCGTCCAAATCCACCAGAGGGCCACCGGAATTTCCCGGATTGATCGCCGCGTCGGTCTGCAACAGTCGACCGCGTTTGATTCGACTCAGCCGCCGATTCTTGCCGCTGATGATGCCCGCACTGACCGTGGCCTCAAGTTTGAATGGGCTACCAATGGCCAGGACCCAATCGCCGATCTCCAACGCATCGGAGTCGCCCACCGCGACGGCGGACAACGGACGGCTGGTATCAAGCCGCAGAATCGCGATGTCGCTCTCCGGATCGCTCATCACTTTGATCACCGCGACCTTGGTTTCGTCTGAAAGCTGAACTTCGACGCGTTTGGCTCGGGCGATCACGTGGTGATTGGTGATCACCAAACCATCGTCGCTGACAATCACTCCGCTGCCCAAACCGGTCAGCTCCTGATCTGTCTTTTCAGGTGCCGGAGGCGTGGGGGTCTCCGCACGCTTGAGCAACGGCAGCCCACCATCCTCCTCCGCCTCATCGGCATCCGGTTCGGCGATGTCCTCCTCGTCCTCGGACTGGTTTTGGCCGTAGGTGTAAACGACAACGACCGATGGCGAAGCACGCTTTGCCGCCAGCCGAAACGCACGCGAGAGAGCTTTCGGTCCGGCTTGCACCGCAGCGGCTTCGATCGCCGCCGCCTGGATCTCGGCAGCTTCCTGTAATGTCACCGCAGGCTTTTCCTCGTCGCCA from Stieleria varia carries:
- a CDS encoding S1C family serine protease, coding for MFHSVQFLLAWIVFVTALAGYTNTGCVSAQESALNPAPGGLSEDGAGGTQVEPDGDEEKPAVTLQEAAEIQAAAIEAAAVQAGPKALSRAFRLAAKRASPSVVVVYTYGQNQSEDEEDIAEPDADEAEEDGGLPLLKRAETPTPPAPEKTDQELTGLGSGVIVSDDGLVITNHHVIARAKRVEVQLSDETKVAVIKVMSDPESDIAILRLDTSRPLSAVAVGDSDALEIGDWVLAIGSPFKLEATVSAGIISGKNRRLSRIKRGRLLQTDAAINPGNSGGPLVDLDGKVIGINTAIATRSGFYQGVGFAVPINQAKWIADELDQHGRVRRAAIGTTLVELKPRIAEKFKLPPNLGVLVYQIIKDSVAERAGFKQLDVILEFGDQRVRDLTSLQEAIERTPIGSFEKVKIQRDGKEMILEVELAPAEDPTLGGDQQETQGGAQQETQEGTSGQ